From Malus sylvestris chromosome 1, drMalSylv7.2, whole genome shotgun sequence:
ACTTTTGGTTTGGTAATAGAGGACAATGTGCACTGTTTAGAAGTCTGCTTTGGCTTCTTCCTCTACTGTTTTTACGGGTTAGTTTGTCATTGTGTTTATCGAATTGTGATTTTAATACTTGTATAAATTTGTGGTTCATGAGCTTAATGTCTTAACTTATATTTATGATGAGTTTAGTCTTACGAGACATGTGAAAATGGTTCATTCCCACTTATCATGCACTCTATTACtgaggcacttttaggtttaactTTATACACATTTTctacatcactacactttatggcttcgtcaccttccaggtgttggcTAGCACGACTCGGTtcggagtccaagtggacattctgggtcgaggtgtgtcaaaaATCTCaattagtaattaatgaaaaccaAAGCATGAAAACTATTAAATTGGCATTCGAAGTAGTTTTCCAAACAagttttttgttattaaaataaaataaaaataaaaaataaaataaaataacacgAAATGGTTTTCAAATCGCTTCTTAGTTTGTGACCATCTGAATTTTTGAACTAACAGACTCTGTGTAGTGTGTACCTTAGCAATGTTAATATTCTGGAAGAAATCACCCAAGGACATGAAGTCCCTCAATCCCAGCCTTGTCCTCTTTGAAcctaaacaaaatacaaaaataaagaatatatatttatatacagaGTTAGCAACTTAATACAGAGTTAGCAACTTCATACGGAAGTAACTACTCTGTTTGATACCTTTTGTAGATTAAGAACAGGATCTGGAGTAAGATTCCGAGACTCGAACTGGTTGACGAAAGCTTCAATCTGAGATTTCTTCGCAGACGGGACACCGAAAATGCCTCTATTGATTCCCTTGATTGCTTGGAAAAGCTCTGTCTTAATAACCTCATCATCCCCAACGTCTAAGCTGGAGCTGGAGCTCGAACTTTCTTCTGCAACTGATCTCACTGTGTAAGTGGGCTGCCATAACCCACCAAACCTCGTGCTTTGATGCGCGGTGGAGATCAAAACACGGGCAGCTGCCGACATGTTTGTGGGTCTAAGACTAGCTACTGGTGGAAATGTTATCGCATGGGAAGCTGGGATTAGTTGGTGAACAAGCACGGTGGCCATGAATCTTCCAATGACTCGTCGGAACAAGAGATGTTCACTGCTTCCTAGTACTCCTCAAGCGCATGGTCCATGGCAGTGAGAGAGAGTCGGCACAAGAGATGTTCACTGCTTCCTAGTACTCCCCAAGCGCATGGTCCATggcgcagagagagagagagagagagagagagagagagagagagagagagagagagagagagagagagagagagagagagagagagagagagagagagagtctaaattttaaaataaaatttgcaaactaaaagATGTGGGTAATGTTAGAAAGACTAAATTGCGCATGGTCCATGGCAGTGAGAGAGAGTCGGCACAAGAGATGTTCACTGCTTCCTAGTACTCCCCAAGCGCATGGTCCATggcgcagagagagagagagagagagagagagagagagagagagagagagagagagagagtctaaattttaaaataaaatttgcaaactaaaagATGTGGGTAATGTTAGAAAGACTAAATTGCGCATGGTCCATGGCAGTGAGAGAGAGTCGGCACAAGAGATGTTCACTGCTTCCTAGTACTCCCCAAGCGCATGGTCCATggcgcagagagagagagagagagagagagagagagagagagagagagagagagagagagagagagagagagagagtctaaattttaaaataaaatttgcaaactaaaagATGTGGGTAATGTTAGAAagactaaattttaaaataaaatttgcaaacttaaaaatgtgtcactaatagaaatgagcatgtttatcaatacttaagtaataaactaatcatcaacttctatatcgtttaattttcaaaatttagtatCTCTAACATTACCCGAAAGAGGGATGGGGGAAAGCTTT
This genomic window contains:
- the LOC126629315 gene encoding fibrillin-5, chloroplastic-like, whose amino-acid sequence is MATVLVHQLIPASHAITFPPVASLRPTNMSAAARVLISTAHQSTRFGGLWQPTYTVRSVAEESSSSSSSLDVGDDEVIKTELFQAIKGINRGIFGVPSAKKSQIEAFVNQFESRNLTPDPVLNLQKVNSVYKYIFFIFVFCLGSKRTRLGLRDFMSLGDFFQNINIAKNHHRIPTMNPNIYECISKIDFQSHKGYDNLN